Proteins from a single region of Acidobacteriota bacterium:
- a CDS encoding HAD-IIB family hydrolase — protein MNPNPVPPFPERIRLVAVDLDGTLLDSRYRVSPANRAAVRDLLDDGIHVVPVTGRRFSMGVPYAEQLGLDGLMVFQNGAVIKELGGRHLVWHQALPFRLAREVVRLGRASGFSPILFCEPDGGGTVLIEDGIAQHCRLDRYLTEGWNDVRLLSRFEGLRRDDILQVLFTGGVGEIRRLEGAVARRFGDDVKLLVTEYAQRDLSLLDVMSPGVSKGDALERVGRMLGVGPPETAAFGDNFNDVDMLDHAALPLLMANAPAELRERYRRHLPSCDRSGVAWGIWRHVLRRPDRLREWFPPA, from the coding sequence ATGAACCCGAACCCCGTCCCGCCCTTCCCTGAACGGATTCGCCTGGTGGCCGTGGATCTCGACGGCACCCTCCTGGATTCCCGGTACCGGGTCTCCCCCGCCAACCGGGCCGCGGTCCGCGACCTCCTGGACGACGGAATCCACGTCGTCCCCGTGACCGGCCGCCGCTTCAGCATGGGCGTGCCCTACGCGGAGCAACTGGGCCTGGACGGCCTCATGGTCTTCCAGAACGGCGCCGTGATCAAGGAGCTGGGCGGGCGGCACCTGGTCTGGCACCAGGCGCTCCCCTTTCGCCTGGCGCGCGAGGTCGTTCGCCTGGGGAGGGCATCGGGGTTCTCCCCCATCCTCTTCTGCGAACCTGACGGAGGCGGGACCGTGCTCATCGAGGACGGCATCGCCCAGCACTGCCGGCTGGACCGCTACCTCACCGAGGGCTGGAACGATGTCCGGCTCCTCTCCCGCTTCGAGGGCCTGCGACGGGACGACATCCTCCAGGTCCTCTTCACGGGCGGGGTGGGGGAGATCCGCCGGCTCGAGGGCGCCGTCGCCCGGCGGTTCGGCGACGACGTCAAATTGCTCGTCACCGAGTACGCCCAGCGCGACCTCTCCCTCCTGGACGTCATGTCCCCCGGGGTCTCCAAGGGCGACGCCCTGGAGCGGGTGGGGCGGATGCTCGGCGTCGGCCCCCCGGAAACCGCCGCCTTCGGCGACAACTTCAACGACGTGGACATGCTGGACCACGCCGCCCTCCCGCTCCTCATGGCCAACGCACCGGCGGAACTCCGGGAACGCTACCGCCGGCATCTCCCCTCGTGCGACCGCTCCGGGGTCGCCTGGGGCATCTGGCGGCATGTCCTCCGGCGCCCCGACCGCCTTCGGGAGTGGTTCCCCCCTGCCTGA
- the mutL gene encoding DNA mismatch repair endonuclease MutL, with protein sequence MAKIKVLPDILANRIAAGEIVERPASVVKELLENALDADAARVDVEARAGGKDLIRVRDDGEGMDRDDALLAFEHHATSKLREASDLDCIRTLGFRGEALPSIASVSRLTLKTAPRGRPELPGTQVDIHGGKVKDVREAAWAGGTEITIRDLFFNVPARRKFLRSDATESAHLVRLVTHYALARPGVFFTLVHNGRTVMDAPPVQAADERVLQVFGESFQRDMVPFRYEGADLACRGLLSPPHRKASSTEGQYFFINGRMVRDRVVSSALNAVYRGIIPGGTYPAAVVFLDIPFEEIDVNVHPAKTEVRFRNGWRVQDTLTRVMAEALRAGKSFAGLAVPPPFPPAGPPPVPEDVLPARGEDAGTETPRESGYTPDPVAARMDRVREILSRPWPGGAPAPLPGFREPGVSVHRPDAPPEEPRTPVGESPWRVLGQWRESFIVAVSREELVLIDQHVAHERVLYEEFLAQVRQGAVVRQNLLLPVNVSLSPHQAEIWDALEARLRANGFEVERFGPRDALVKAVPAVAGHCEAEALLQDLLTRLEDTPDALSVDDVRKRLAAGLACRAAVKINNPLSPETMAHIVGNLREAEDPTTCPHGRPVVLRLHVRDVEKSFKRS encoded by the coding sequence ATGGCGAAAATCAAGGTGCTGCCCGACATCCTGGCAAACCGGATCGCCGCGGGCGAGATCGTGGAGCGCCCCGCCTCCGTGGTCAAGGAACTCCTCGAGAACGCCCTCGACGCCGATGCCGCGCGGGTGGACGTGGAAGCCCGCGCGGGCGGGAAGGACCTGATCCGCGTCCGGGACGACGGCGAGGGGATGGACCGCGACGACGCCCTCCTGGCCTTCGAGCACCACGCCACCAGCAAGCTGCGGGAGGCCTCCGACCTGGACTGCATCCGGACCCTGGGGTTTCGCGGGGAGGCCCTGCCGTCCATCGCCTCCGTGTCCCGGTTGACCCTCAAGACCGCCCCCCGGGGCCGGCCGGAGCTGCCGGGGACCCAGGTGGATATTCACGGCGGGAAGGTGAAGGACGTTCGGGAGGCCGCCTGGGCCGGCGGGACGGAGATCACCATCCGGGACCTGTTCTTCAACGTCCCCGCCCGCCGCAAGTTCCTGCGCTCCGACGCCACCGAGTCGGCCCACCTCGTCCGCTTGGTGACCCACTACGCCCTGGCCCGGCCCGGGGTTTTCTTCACGCTCGTTCACAACGGGCGCACGGTGATGGACGCCCCGCCGGTGCAGGCCGCCGACGAGCGGGTCCTCCAGGTCTTTGGCGAGAGCTTTCAGCGGGACATGGTCCCGTTCCGGTACGAGGGGGCGGACCTCGCCTGCCGCGGGCTCCTGTCGCCGCCGCACCGGAAGGCGTCCTCCACCGAGGGGCAGTACTTCTTCATCAACGGCCGCATGGTGAGGGACCGGGTGGTGTCCTCCGCCCTGAACGCCGTCTACCGGGGGATCATCCCGGGAGGGACGTACCCCGCGGCGGTGGTGTTCCTGGACATCCCCTTCGAGGAGATCGACGTGAACGTCCACCCGGCCAAGACGGAAGTCCGTTTCCGGAACGGGTGGCGCGTCCAGGACACCCTGACGCGGGTGATGGCGGAGGCGCTCCGGGCCGGGAAGTCCTTCGCCGGCCTGGCGGTGCCCCCTCCGTTCCCGCCGGCGGGGCCCCCGCCGGTCCCGGAGGACGTTCTCCCCGCCCGGGGGGAGGACGCCGGCACGGAGACCCCCCGGGAGTCAGGGTATACGCCGGACCCCGTCGCCGCCCGGATGGACCGGGTGCGGGAAATCCTCTCCCGGCCGTGGCCCGGCGGGGCTCCCGCGCCGCTCCCCGGTTTCCGGGAACCGGGGGTGTCGGTACACCGGCCCGATGCGCCCCCGGAGGAGCCGCGGACGCCGGTGGGAGAGAGCCCCTGGCGCGTCCTCGGCCAGTGGCGGGAGAGCTTCATCGTGGCGGTCAGCCGGGAGGAACTGGTCCTCATCGACCAGCACGTGGCCCACGAGCGGGTGCTCTACGAGGAGTTCCTGGCCCAGGTCCGGCAGGGGGCGGTGGTCCGGCAGAACCTGCTCCTGCCGGTGAACGTTTCCCTGAGCCCTCACCAGGCCGAGATCTGGGACGCCCTGGAAGCGCGACTGAGGGCCAACGGGTTCGAGGTGGAGCGCTTCGGCCCGCGGGATGCGCTGGTCAAGGCCGTCCCGGCGGTTGCCGGCCACTGCGAGGCCGAGGCGCTGCTGCAGGACCTGCTGACGCGCCTGGAGGACACCCCGGACGCCCTCTCCGTGGACGACGTCCGAAAACGCCTGGCGGCGGGGCTCGCCTGCCGGGCGGCGGTCAAGATCAACAACCCCCTGTCGCCGGAGACGATGGCCCACATCGTCGGGAACCTCCGCGAGGCGGAGGACCCCACCACCTGCCCCCACGGCCGCCCCGTGGTGCTCCGTCTCCACGTCCGTGACGTGGAGAAGTCGTTCAAACGGTCCTGA
- a CDS encoding sigma-70 family RNA polymerase sigma factor, with the protein MADRSFGTLDFDAYLRERGLSRESFSDEDLEDLRTCAGCCAGLDESWDRFYRRFGPFMRLTASRLFRNADRAEDLVSNLFVELLEKGKIRQYNGRGSVRGWLRTVVVNRFLDDRRRDARARLDSIEDVVLPQPACQEEGCEKYFRKSVLEGITGLLEDTLARLPASRAGFVNLYYFQDATLAEAAGRLDVHESTACRWNVKILQKVRRDIVHYMERKLGWSSRDIGDFLERCMGYLANRLEKARRSIFPEGDAP; encoded by the coding sequence ATGGCTGATCGATCGTTCGGCACCCTCGACTTCGACGCCTATCTACGAGAGCGCGGGCTCAGCAGGGAATCCTTCTCAGATGAGGACCTGGAGGACCTGCGCACCTGCGCCGGGTGCTGCGCCGGGCTGGACGAGTCCTGGGACCGATTCTACCGGCGCTTCGGGCCGTTCATGCGGCTCACCGCCTCCCGGCTCTTCCGCAACGCCGACCGGGCGGAGGACCTGGTCTCGAACCTCTTCGTGGAACTCCTGGAAAAAGGGAAAATCCGCCAGTACAACGGCCGCGGCAGCGTGCGGGGCTGGCTCCGGACCGTGGTGGTCAACCGCTTCCTGGACGACCGCCGCCGGGACGCCCGCGCCCGCCTCGACTCCATCGAGGACGTCGTGCTCCCCCAGCCGGCCTGCCAGGAGGAGGGCTGCGAGAAGTACTTCCGCAAATCCGTCCTGGAGGGGATCACCGGCCTGCTGGAGGACACGCTCGCCAGGCTGCCCGCGTCCCGGGCGGGCTTCGTCAACCTCTACTACTTCCAGGACGCCACCCTGGCGGAGGCGGCGGGGCGCCTCGACGTCCACGAGTCCACGGCCTGCCGGTGGAACGTAAAAATCCTGCAAAAAGTGCGACGGGACATCGTCCACTACATGGAACGCAAACTGGGGTGGTCCTCCCGGGACATCGGCGATTTCCTGGAACGGTGCATGGGCTACCTGGCCAACCGGCTCGAGAAGGCGCGCCGCTCGATTTTCCCGGAGGGTGACGCCCCGTGA